In Hamadaea flava, a genomic segment contains:
- a CDS encoding response regulator → MAGDGVAAVRVALVDDDELIRVGLAAIIGAAPDMTVVGTGADGADVPDLVARHRPDVLLIDVRMPLVDGISATERLLAVSARPPKIIVITTFENDDYVYAALRAGASGFLLKRSRPAEVLEAIRVAAAGESLVFPAALRAMIAGHARPKPLPAQLTEREAEILRLIASGLSNAEIAARLVVSVETVKTHVANLLAKLGARDRTQAVIAAYESGFVTPGG, encoded by the coding sequence ATGGCGGGTGACGGCGTGGCTGCCGTACGCGTAGCACTGGTGGACGACGACGAGCTGATCCGGGTGGGGCTGGCGGCCATCATCGGCGCCGCGCCGGACATGACCGTGGTCGGGACGGGCGCGGACGGCGCCGACGTGCCGGACCTCGTCGCCCGGCACCGGCCGGACGTGCTGCTCATCGACGTGCGGATGCCGTTGGTCGACGGGATCTCGGCGACCGAGCGGCTGCTCGCGGTGTCGGCTCGACCGCCGAAGATCATCGTCATCACCACCTTCGAGAACGACGACTACGTCTATGCCGCGCTGCGCGCCGGGGCGAGCGGCTTCCTGCTCAAACGGTCCCGTCCAGCCGAGGTGCTGGAGGCGATCCGGGTCGCGGCGGCGGGCGAATCGCTGGTGTTCCCGGCGGCCCTGCGCGCGATGATCGCCGGTCACGCCCGGCCGAAGCCGCTGCCCGCCCAGCTCACCGAGCGCGAGGCGGAGATCCTGCGGCTGATCGCCAGTGGACTGTCCAATGCGGAGATCGCGGCACGGCTGGTGGTCAGCGTGGAGACGGTCAAGACCCATGTGGCGAATCTGCTGGCCAAGCTCGGTGCGCGCGACCGCACCCAGGCGGTGATCGCCGCGTACGAGTCGGGGTTCGTCACGCCCGGCGGCTGA
- a CDS encoding sensor histidine kinase — protein sequence MSWRRLLDPLRTVGRRGVYLLLGSVIATPYAVLGWALAQVWRTNGAAVALSLIVVGAAIGLTPALLPATRGLQIAAARTLLDVDLPDPLPDARLDQQTRLRAALWYFLHVGGGAVLGAGLVIVLPAGPVLAVSYNAAVGLAITAAEVTVAAYAVAGLGALARLMAPVLLGPSAVERIRALEERQELLLEHNRLARELHDSVGHALTVAVVQAGAARELLRTDPEFAERALAAIEERSREAAADLDHVLGLLRRDRLREDAPSGDIAGLAAHAKITGDLGRLPGVVRREAYRIVQEGLTNAARHADDAYPQVIVVVGDRTVTVEITNALGGGPRIPRSGGGRGLSGLRERVALLGGRIEAGPIEGARWRVTAWLPYA from the coding sequence ATGTCCTGGCGCCGCCTGCTCGACCCGTTGCGCACGGTGGGTCGTCGCGGCGTCTACCTGCTGCTCGGCAGCGTCATCGCGACCCCGTACGCCGTGCTCGGCTGGGCGCTAGCCCAAGTGTGGCGCACCAACGGGGCGGCGGTCGCGCTGTCGCTCATCGTCGTCGGGGCAGCGATCGGGCTAACCCCGGCGCTGCTCCCGGCGACTCGCGGGTTGCAGATCGCTGCCGCGCGTACGCTGCTCGACGTCGACCTGCCCGATCCGCTGCCGGACGCCCGGCTGGATCAGCAGACGCGGCTGCGGGCGGCGTTGTGGTACTTCCTGCACGTCGGCGGCGGTGCGGTGCTCGGCGCCGGGCTCGTCATCGTGCTGCCGGCCGGACCGGTGCTGGCGGTGTCCTACAACGCCGCGGTCGGCTTGGCGATCACCGCCGCCGAGGTCACCGTCGCGGCGTACGCGGTCGCCGGGCTGGGCGCGCTGGCAAGGTTGATGGCGCCGGTGCTGCTCGGCCCGTCCGCCGTCGAACGGATCCGGGCGCTGGAGGAGCGGCAGGAACTCCTGCTCGAACACAACCGCCTGGCCCGGGAGCTGCATGACTCGGTGGGGCACGCGCTGACGGTCGCGGTCGTGCAGGCCGGGGCGGCCCGGGAACTGCTGCGTACCGATCCGGAGTTCGCCGAGCGGGCGCTGGCCGCCATCGAGGAACGCAGCCGGGAGGCCGCCGCCGATCTGGATCACGTGCTCGGCCTGCTGCGTCGCGACCGCCTGCGCGAGGACGCCCCGAGCGGCGACATCGCCGGCCTCGCCGCCCATGCGAAGATCACCGGAGATCTCGGGCGGCTGCCTGGCGTCGTACGCCGGGAGGCGTACCGGATCGTCCAGGAGGGACTCACGAACGCCGCCCGGCACGCGGACGACGCGTACCCGCAGGTGATCGTGGTAGTGGGCGATCGGACCGTGACTGTCGAGATCACCAACGCGCTCGGCGGCGGCCCGCGGATCCCGCGCTCCGGCGGCGGCCGCGGCCTGTCCGGCCTGCGCGAGCGGGTCGCGTTGCTGGGCGGGCGGATCGAGGCGGGACCGATCGAGGGGGCGAGATGGCGGGTGACGGCGTGGCTGCCGTACGCGTAG